The sequence GTCTCGTCTTCTGGTGAAGGGGATTGGTTCGGCTTGCGGAACCGCAACGGGACAAGTTTATGTCGTTGGGAAAGATGACGATCAAAGGTTTCCTCCCCAAGGGATTTTAGTAACAACTAACGTGAACTCTCAAACTTTACCTTTGATTAAACGGGCGAAGGGATTGATTGTCGAACAGGGAGGGGTGACTTCTCATGGCGCGATCTTGGCTCGGGAGTTGAACATTCCTGCGGTTGTTGGTGCAGAAGGCGCGGTTGAGGTTTTAGCAGGAGAAACAGAAGTGATGGTTGATGGCGATCAAGGAGAAGTGTTACGCCCCCCTCTAGAAGCAGAAACGAAGACGAAAACGCTTCCGACTTCGGAAAGACCTGAAAGAACGGTTTTAGCTACCCAGTTGCTGGTCAATGTCTCTCAGCGCGATCGCTCTCAGGAACTGTCTCAACTCCCAGTGGATGGCGTGGGCTTAATTCGTTCTGACTTAATGTTATTAGAATTACTGGAAGAACACTCTTTATCTACTTGGTTGTCTTCCTCTTTTCGTGACCAATTTATTCAACGCTTGGCTGATACGATCGGTGAGTTGGCGGAAGCATTTTTTCCCCGCCCAGTTTTCTATCGTTCCACAGATTGGCTCAGTGTGGAATCTTCAGAAATCCCTCTGTTAGGCGCGAGAGGGGCTTACAGCTATCGCAAACATCCAGAATTTTTTTCAGCCCAGATGTTTGCCCTGCGACACTTACAACAGCATCATGGCTACAACAATATTAACCTTATAATACCATTTGTTCGTAGTGTTGAGGAAGTGGAGTTTTGCAAAAGTTTACTCACTGAAATTGGGGTGGAAAAAAGCTGTCAGTTATGGATCATGGCGGAAGTCCCTTCCGTGGTTTATTTATTACCAGAATATGCGAAAGCTGGGGTGGAAGGGATTGCGATCGGGACGAATGATCTCACGCAATTATTATTAGGAGTTGACCGCGAACAAGGGGCATTACAAGGTCAATATAATGAACGTCATCCAGCCTTAAAAGCTGCATTAAAAGGATTAATTACAACAGCAAGATCCCAAGGGATTTTTTGTTCAGTGTGTGGACAAGGGGTGGTTTTATATCCAGAATTAGTGTCTGATCTGGTGCGTTGGGGAGTGACTAGCATTTCTGTAGAAGAGTCAGGAGTGGAAGAAACTTATGGCGCGATCGCGCGGTCAGAAAAACAATTGTTGCTCGAAGCAGCGAGAAACCAATTAGGGCGCGATCGTGATCTTCCCCTTTAAATTTTTAAATTCGGCTAGAATTTGCAAATAATGCTTTCACTCTCACTTGATCTAATGGAAAACCTTTGGTTACTTGCAGGAGGCGGTCTTTTTTCTGGATTACTGGCGGGTTTATTTGGAATCGGTGGTGGAACAGTCCTTGTTCCCATCATTATTACTGTCGGTTATACACCAGTCCAGGCGGTAGCAACCAGTAGTCTCGCCATCGTCTTAACAGCACTCTCGGGGAGTTGGCAAAATTATCGCATGGGCTATCTCGACTTAAAGCGAGTGTGGAGTTTAGGGTTCTCGGCGATTATTACTGCTCAGTTTGGGGCGTATATTGCCAGTGATCTTTCGGATCGTATCCTTTTATTCGCGTTTGGCATTTTATTGCTCATCAATATCTTTCTGGCGAGTTGGCGTAAAACCTTAGCGAAACAAGACGATCAGGGTCAAGAAAAAACTCAATATCGAACCCTAGGACGAGTGGCAACAGGGGGTCTTGCGGGGTTTCTTGCGGGGTTATTTGGTATTGGCGGTGGGGTGATTATGGTTCCGCTACAAATGGTCTTACTAGGAGAATCGATTAAAGTGGCGATTCAAACGAGTTTAGGGGTGATTGTCATTACTGCGATTTCAGCAACGGTGGGACACGCTTGGCAGGGAAATGTTTTATTTTGGCAAGGATTGATTTTAGGCTGTGGGGGCTTAGTGGGGGCGCAGGTGAGTACCCGTTATTTACCTAAATTGCGCGATCGCGCGATCGCTTTCGGTTTCTATGCCTTGCTCGTCATATTAGCCATTTATACCTTTTGGCGAGCCAGTCTTTTGAACTAACTAAATGAAATCGAAAAAAGTCTGCTTGATACCGATCCTTACCAAGGGAGATTAGGGGGGGGATTTCATATAATCTCTCGAATTTCTGTATATTCAAACCCATTTTCACTGGGCTGTACTAAAGGATAATACCTCCCATTAATGGTTAAGCCGTCTTCGCTGCAATCTCGTTTTGGCGAGAAATAAACTAAAACATATTGCTTACCAATAAACTGATTCATCTCTTCAGCAACTTCACCACGCCATTGGGTTTTTGTGACCAGAACAACTAACTGATTCGCCAGTTTCGGGAGAGCTTTTGCCACTTGTCGGCGATAAATTTCATCTAAACTGCCAAAGGGAGAATCCATGACCATCGGAAAGGTGCTACTATCAGGAGCGATGAGGGTATTATTGGCGCTCCAATTACGAACACGATCCATAATTCCGCCAATTAAAGAGAGACTTAAAATTTGGTTTTCTCCAGTAGAAGCAGCAACCACTTGTTCTTCCCCAGTTGTTGTTTCTACTAAACTCAATTCATAATTGGAATCCAGTT comes from Halothece sp. PCC 7418 and encodes:
- a CDS encoding putative PEP-binding protein, encoding MTNDIYDLDSINSSHRQVVGDKAIALSWLSQQGFPVSSGVVVGSQVLGSVLSREESFASLKQVIPTLNDYERLQQTAQTLSELVSEFVFDPDWYQELYQKIASWETQTLIFRPSVVFPPSHPPVSGLFASYCCLFQKDEIEIGLKRVWRSFFYARNLFYWQQQGISWESLGLAVLMQPISSAIASGILEVREQQCYLQAVQGLGHSLVWGEASPETYHVDLTLQEIKGHQLAYQTRIYQLNPSLEVTTVDKEAEKAVLSSRQFSELIKLAVSLQGKMKQNFRCEWTFFPESNSDNGQDESSLLYLTQFSSEISMVTKSDSQSRNFKANEPVTPTRSRLLVKGIGSACGTATGQVYVVGKDDDQRFPPQGILVTTNVNSQTLPLIKRAKGLIVEQGGVTSHGAILARELNIPAVVGAEGAVEVLAGETEVMVDGDQGEVLRPPLEAETKTKTLPTSERPERTVLATQLLVNVSQRDRSQELSQLPVDGVGLIRSDLMLLELLEEHSLSTWLSSSFRDQFIQRLADTIGELAEAFFPRPVFYRSTDWLSVESSEIPLLGARGAYSYRKHPEFFSAQMFALRHLQQHHGYNNINLIIPFVRSVEEVEFCKSLLTEIGVEKSCQLWIMAEVPSVVYLLPEYAKAGVEGIAIGTNDLTQLLLGVDREQGALQGQYNERHPALKAALKGLITTARSQGIFCSVCGQGVVLYPELVSDLVRWGVTSISVEESGVEETYGAIARSEKQLLLEAARNQLGRDRDLPL
- a CDS encoding sulfite exporter TauE/SafE family protein — encoded protein: MLSLSLDLMENLWLLAGGGLFSGLLAGLFGIGGGTVLVPIIITVGYTPVQAVATSSLAIVLTALSGSWQNYRMGYLDLKRVWSLGFSAIITAQFGAYIASDLSDRILLFAFGILLLINIFLASWRKTLAKQDDQGQEKTQYRTLGRVATGGLAGFLAGLFGIGGGVIMVPLQMVLLGESIKVAIQTSLGVIVITAISATVGHAWQGNVLFWQGLILGCGGLVGAQVSTRYLPKLRDRAIAFGFYALLVILAIYTFWRASLLN